GGATGGCGTGGGAAATCTGATCCTGAGTCAGAACACAGGGGGATGTGGCTGTATCATCAACAGGACCTATGATGCCCTGAACCGGCTGACCTCGGTTGCGCACAATTTTCACGGCCTGTTCACAAAAACGGTATATTATACCTATGATCCAGCAGGCAGAAGGATCAGTTATACCGGTCTGGAAAAAGGGACGGTCACCTACAGCTACGATGATGCCAACAGGGTGGTCAGTATCAACGATCCGTCAAAGGGTACGTTATCTTTCGGGTATGATGCGGCCGGCAACAGGTTGAGCATGGTGATGCCCAACGGGATACAGACTACTTATGCCTACGATGATGCCGGCCGGCTGACCAACCAGCTTACCATCAGCGCAAGGGAAACCATTGCCAGCCATTCCTACTTCTATGACAATGTCGGGAACAGGACGGAAGACCTGGCCGGACCTGTATTCCATGCTTACTCCTACGACGATGCTTACCAGCTCATCAGTGTCAATACACCGGAGGGACTTACGGAATACGCCTACGATGCCGCTGGCAACCGCACTTCAGAAATGATCAACGGATTGTTGACCTATTACGACTATGATGAGGATAACCGTCTGACCTCTGATGGAATCCATTTTTATGAATATGATAACAATGGAAATCAGTTGATCAGGATGGGGCCCGATGGCGTCACTCAGTTTTTCTATGATGAAAAGGACAGGCTTACACAGGTACTGGGACCCTCGTTTGAACAGCTCAACACCTACACTCCCACAGGAGAGCGTTGCAGCAGCTCAGATCCCAACACAACCTTCTATTTTTACGATTACGACAGCTGGTGGAGCGACTATCAGCATCCTGATCTGCATAATGCCCTTGCAGAGTATGATCAGGCAGGAGAAGCCCTGGCAACCTACCTGCAGGGTCCTGACATTGATGAACCGCTTAGCATTACAAGGGAAGATGAGACCTACTTTTATACTGAGGACGGACTGGGAAGCGTCGTCGCGCTGACTGACCAGGCAGGCAATGTTGCTTGCAGCTATGATTATCATCCGTTTGGAGATATTTTCCTGGAAGCTTACACCTTCGAGCAACCCTATAAGTTCACCGCAAGAGAATTTGAACCTGCGACCAATCTTTATTTTTACCGGAACAGGTTTTATGATGCTGAACTTGGCAGGTACCTGAGCAAGGATCCGGCCGGTATGGTCAATGGAACCAATCTGTATACCTATGTTTTGAACAATCCGGTGAATCTGGTCGACCCCTCAGGGCTTAAAATATTAAAATTAGAGTGGGGTCTTGATTTTGATCCCAATAAACCTCTTATACCCAGACAATATCGTAAGATTGCCATCCCACATCCTCCTGATATTGAATTTTCTTTTTATATGGTTCAGGAACTGTTTGGTCCGATGGAAGATTGGTACGGGCCACCCGAGCTGTATATAAATCAAGATACCAAGGAAGCTTATCAAATGAGAGATCACTGGATCGTGCAGGAACATTGGAAATCGTATTTTAGACTTTACCTGGCGATTTGGCTGAAGGTTAACGTTGACCATGGAAAAATCGAAGAAGCTGAAAAAGCTGCGGAACGTGCAAGACAGGCAGGGGATGCAGGCTCTTTTATCAATGGGATGGGTACGATCGGAGGTCTGATTCCGGGAGTAGGCAACGTCCTGGGTGTGGTGTCAGGCATCGCTGGTGAAGTCATAGGCGGCATTAGTTCAGGTGAATATGAGGATGCAATAGATTTGCTTAAGAAAGCAGCTCAAGGAGCAAGAGCAAGTGTTGAGTTCGTTGAATTTTGGTGGGATTCCTGGGATGAGGATCTGGGAGAAATCATAAAGGAGGGCAAGCCTGAAATCAGACCAATTACCCTCCTCAGTTATGAAAAAAAGAAGGGTGCTCCGAAGAATGAATACAAGGATGATCCAATCAGGTTACTTACCAATACCACACCTGGCCCAGTCCCTCCGGGACAAAAAACCGTAGTGCCAGAGGAACCGCCCAAGCCCGCTGAACCTCCCTCCAGAACACCAGGATCGAAGGGCAAAGCGCCAGGTGATGAAAAACAACCCTGGCGGTCCATGCGGGCTCCCTTGTTTCCGGATGATGAGATCATGTGGGATCCGATCCCGCCCTGGGCCAATCCTGATTATATCTGGACATCCTACCTGCAAAGCAAATACTACTTCAAACCGAATCATTACCTTCCGAAATAATTACCAATGTGAAACACCTGCTTCCCATGAAAACACAATCCATCGTACAGCTGATCCTGATGATCCTCCTTTATGTTTTTACTCCTTCAAGGACAGATGCCCAGTTCTTTTATTCGGGGGGGTACCAGGGTGGCACACTGGGCAGCGGCGGGGATGAGATCCTGGTTCCCGTTACGGAACAACTCATCACGATGCCGGTCGGGTGGAGTGGCATCTCAAGTTACCTGGACCCCGGGAACGATACCATCGAAGTCCTCCTGGAGCCTGCAAATACCCATCTTATCATCATGCTCGACAGGGAAAAAGTGTACTGGCCTTCGATGGACATCAATACCATCATTACCTGGAATCCATATGCTGGCTATATCATCAAGATGAGCAGCCAGGTGATCCTGCCGTTTCGTGGATTTCCGGTCGCAGACCTTCAGGTCTCGCTGACCGGCGGGTGGAATGTGATTCCGGTGCTTTCCCCTGCTGCCGTTACGACTACCGATCTGCTTGATTCTTTGGGAGATACACTCATCATCGTCAAGGAGATTGCCGGCGTGGGGATGTACTGGCCTGCAATGTCAATTAATACCCTGACAACGCTAAATACCGGGAAAGCCTACCAGATTCTGGTCACCGATGATTGTTGTGTCACCTATCCCGGAGATGGTGCAAAAGGTCCTGACCAGGGCGATGACATAATCCCGATCAACCAGCCCTGGAACGACGCGTACCCAACCCCTCATTCACACAGCATTGCTTTTGGAACGGATGCATTGATCAGCCTGGAGAGCGGCGACGTGATCGGTGTCTTTAATTCAGCCGGTTTGTGTTCAGGAGTGCTGGAAGTGGTTGATAAACAGACACCCGTTGGATTGACTGCCTTTGGAGATGATTTCACCACACACCAGATCACCGAGGGCCTGACTGAAGATGAACCTATGACGTTCAGGTTATTCAGGCCTACTACGAACCAGGAATTCAGGATGATCGTGGATTTTTCAACGGATCTGTCCAACAAAGGTACTTTTCAGACAAACGGATTGTCCCTTGTTATTCGGATCGCCCTTGAGCCGCTGGAAGTGGAGAACTTCAGCGCCGGGAACTATTTCAATGTCTTTCCCAATCCTTCGAAAGGTGAACTTCTGATTTCATTCCGTTCCCCGGTTCAGGATGCAGACCTTTCCGTTTATGACATGCACGGGCAGCTGGTGAGACAGCAGAAGCTGAACTGCGGACAACCAGGCACCCACAGTTCAGTCCAGCTGGGACCCTTGCCTCCGGGAACCTATGTCATTTGGATTCAACATTTTGAAAGGTCAGGTTACTGCAGGATCATCATAACGAAATAAGGCATTTAAAAAGATAAACCATGGTAACAAAATATTCAGGAATTGGGATTATTCTTACCGGATTATTTCTGGGCATACCCTTACTGAACGATGCACAACTTCCCCCTGGCTGGGAATACACAACAACGTCAACTTTCCACATCATTGCCATTCCCCTGGGTGCAGATCCGAATGTTGACGGTGAACCATTGAGTCCAGGAGATTATGTTGGTGTATTTTTTTCTGATAATGAAACATTAAAATGTGGCGGTGCTTCTGTCTGGAACGGCACTTCAAACATACCTGTAAGTGCCTGGGGTGAGGACGCTTATATGGCTGGAAAACAGGGTTTTACAGAAGGAGAACCCATCACGTGGAAAGTGTTCCGACAGAGTGATTCACAGGAATATGAAGCAGAAGCTACGTATCAGACCGGCTGCAGCGGTTGTACGAACTGGGATGGGTTGTGGCACAGCTTCGGGTTGTCAGCTCTTGAATTCCTGGAAGGCGAAGACTACGACCTGGTTCTGGAAAATATTACGATCGCTGATAATGAAGCTTTTTGTTATGATGCCATCCACTCCATTTTCGTTGCGGGAAATGCAACCTCCGTGATTGTTGAGAATGGTGGTGAACTCGCCCTGGTTGCCGGTAATAACATCAAGCTAAGAACCGGTTTTCATGCCCAACCGGGAAGTTATCTCCATGCCTTTATCGATGATGAAGGTTGCAGCGAACCGCTCAAGCCTGCTACTATATTTACTGCAGGGAATGACCAGTTGAATCATTTTGATTTCCAAACGGATAAGATGACAGGACTTGATGGCCGGACAGCGGAACATGAATATGTACACATCTACCCCAATTCTGTTTTCGGGCAATTGATTGTCGAAATCAGTTCAGCAGATGCAGGTGAGCTGAACAGGATCATCCTCTATGATTTCCATGGCAGGGGGGTTTTCCTAAAAGAAGGGATCGGCACCGGTAAAACCGTCCTGGACCTGGCGGCTTATCCTTCCGGGATGTACCTGGTTAGGGTAGTCAATAGCGGAAGATCGGAGACGGTTAGGGTAGTCCATCAATTCGGAGAGGGTAAATAAATTAAAAATCATCCATTCGAACAGCGCATACCCTATCCTGGCTCAATCGTTTGCAATACTGAATTATTGGGTATCTTTGCCACGGAATGATGAATAATAACCTATTGAACATGAATAAGCTCATCATAAATAAACTGGATTATGCGCGGATCAGGAAATGCATTGCCGACGCAAAACAATTCAAGTCCATCACCAATATTGAAGCAGAGAGCCTGATGAAGGAGCTCGACTCGGCAAAGATCCTGGAACCTGAAGCCATACCCTCCAATGTGGTGACGATGAATTCGATCGTCAGGCTGAACTTTTTGACCAATAACAAGCAGGTTCAGTTCCAGATCGTATATCCGAGACTGGCGAACGTCAAGGAAAACAAAATATCCATCTTTTCCCCCATTGCCACTGCGCTGATTGGATACCAGGTGGGGGATGAGATTGAATGGATCGTACCAGCGGGGCTCACCCGGATCCGAATCGATGAGATCATCTACCAGCCCGAAGCGGCAGGTGATTATCACCTTTGAAAAATCTGTATATCACTGACATACGGATGACGGATCCCAAACGAAGTGAGGGACCTTTTTCTCATAACCCATCCATCCCGCTGGTTGAAAAACTCCTGGTTTGTATTCAGAAATCAGCTCCGTTCATAAAATAAGTCCGGATATCATCACTCATTTGTTTAACCTGCTTAAAATATGTATATTTAAGGGCTAAATAACCTTAATTCTTTCTGCCATGAAACGGTTATACACGTTGATTATCCTGATTTCGGTAATGTTATTTGCCTTCACAAACAATGTACAGGCATCTTTTCCAAGTGTGCCGGAGGACGATATGCTGTGCGGCGATGTGAATGAGGATGGATTTGTCAACGTACTGGACATTATCACTATGGTTAACCACATCATGGGAGCCAGTCCCGATCCGTTTAACGAGGAGGCAGCGGACATCAATGCCGACAGTTTCATCAACGTGCTGGACATCATCGCCCTGGTGAACATCATCATGCAGGTGCCAGGTATTCCCTGTCCATGTGTCGCACCAGTGCTCTATGAAGGACAGACCTATAATACCGTACAGATTGGAACACAGTGCTGGATGGCTGAAAATCTGAATATAGGAACGAAGATTAACAGTACTACAGGTGGGCAATTGCAAACTAACAACGGGATTATTGAAAAGTATTGTTTCAATGACATTACTGCCTATTGTGATATTTATGGCGGCATGTATGAATGGCGTGAGGCCATGCAATATGTGACAACTGAAGGAGCACAGGGTATCTGTCCGATTGGCTGGCATATTCCAACTGATAATGAATGGAAAATTCTGGAAGGTACAGTAGATAGCCAGTATCCTGTTGGCGATCCTGTATGGGATGCAGAAGGATGGCGTGGTTTAGATTCCGGTGGCAACCTGAAGGAAGCCGGAATCAGCCACTGGAATTCACCTAATGAGGGAGCTACCAATGAATCTGGTTTCACAGCTCTGCCAGGGGGGTACCGCCATGGCACCTTTGGGTACTTCCTCTATGTTGGCGCCTTAGGGTACTTCTGGTCATCATCGCAGATGCTTACCAGTTACGCATGGTTTCGAAACCTGAAATACAGTTCAGCAAACGTAAATCGGTACAACTACAGTAAGGAGTATGGATTTTCTGTCCGTTGCCTCAAGGATACGCTTGCGCCGTGAGCGCAGAGCGCGAAGGGCGAATGAATTAATTGAATTCCGCCGCAGGCGGAACCAGAGCGTTAAATGACGGTACCCAGAGGGTAAAGAGATCCCTCGTTGTGCTTTTGGATGACGGCGATCGTTGACATTTGACAGATCCCTCGTTTCACTCGGGATGACGGCTCGCGATAAATCAGAGTAGGAAGCGGCGCGGCACACCATTGTGAATTTTCAGATGTGTGCCGCGCCGCTTCCTTTAATACTCCTTGCGCGCCCGTCATCCCGAACGAAGTGAGGGACCTTTTCCCCCATCGCTCTGCGACCCGTCATCCCTGCGCAAGCAGGGACCTGCTTCATTTCCTTCAACACTTTCACATCGGGATAAAGAATGAATCCTTCGAATATCGCTACATCGCTACATCGCTACATGGT
The DNA window shown above is from Bacteroidales bacterium and carries:
- a CDS encoding T9SS type A sorting domain-containing protein, translated to MKTQSIVQLILMILLYVFTPSRTDAQFFYSGGYQGGTLGSGGDEILVPVTEQLITMPVGWSGISSYLDPGNDTIEVLLEPANTHLIIMLDREKVYWPSMDINTIITWNPYAGYIIKMSSQVILPFRGFPVADLQVSLTGGWNVIPVLSPAAVTTTDLLDSLGDTLIIVKEIAGVGMYWPAMSINTLTTLNTGKAYQILVTDDCCVTYPGDGAKGPDQGDDIIPINQPWNDAYPTPHSHSIAFGTDALISLESGDVIGVFNSAGLCSGVLEVVDKQTPVGLTAFGDDFTTHQITEGLTEDEPMTFRLFRPTTNQEFRMIVDFSTDLSNKGTFQTNGLSLVIRIALEPLEVENFSAGNYFNVFPNPSKGELLISFRSPVQDADLSVYDMHGQLVRQQKLNCGQPGTHSSVQLGPLPPGTYVIWIQHFERSGYCRIIITK
- a CDS encoding T9SS type A sorting domain-containing protein, which translates into the protein MVTKYSGIGIILTGLFLGIPLLNDAQLPPGWEYTTTSTFHIIAIPLGADPNVDGEPLSPGDYVGVFFSDNETLKCGGASVWNGTSNIPVSAWGEDAYMAGKQGFTEGEPITWKVFRQSDSQEYEAEATYQTGCSGCTNWDGLWHSFGLSALEFLEGEDYDLVLENITIADNEAFCYDAIHSIFVAGNATSVIVENGGELALVAGNNIKLRTGFHAQPGSYLHAFIDDEGCSEPLKPATIFTAGNDQLNHFDFQTDKMTGLDGRTAEHEYVHIYPNSVFGQLIVEISSADAGELNRIILYDFHGRGVFLKEGIGTGKTVLDLAAYPSGMYLVRVVNSGRSETVRVVHQFGEGK
- the rnk gene encoding nucleoside diphosphate kinase regulator; translated protein: MNKLIINKLDYARIRKCIADAKQFKSITNIEAESLMKELDSAKILEPEAIPSNVVTMNSIVRLNFLTNNKQVQFQIVYPRLANVKENKISIFSPIATALIGYQVGDEIEWIVPAGLTRIRIDEIIYQPEAAGDYHL
- a CDS encoding FISUMP domain-containing protein, which gives rise to MKRLYTLIILISVMLFAFTNNVQASFPSVPEDDMLCGDVNEDGFVNVLDIITMVNHIMGASPDPFNEEAADINADSFINVLDIIALVNIIMQVPGIPCPCVAPVLYEGQTYNTVQIGTQCWMAENLNIGTKINSTTGGQLQTNNGIIEKYCFNDITAYCDIYGGMYEWREAMQYVTTEGAQGICPIGWHIPTDNEWKILEGTVDSQYPVGDPVWDAEGWRGLDSGGNLKEAGISHWNSPNEGATNESGFTALPGGYRHGTFGYFLYVGALGYFWSSSQMLTSYAWFRNLKYSSANVNRYNYSKEYGFSVRCLKDTLAP